The genome window AAGTAGATTCTAATAAATACTATCTAATTGCATAGTGCTTGAAGAATGCTATCGATGAGAACCTCCCAGCAGCAGAGCACAGATGTTGTGCAAGACACATCCATGCAAACTGGAAGAAAAACCATCCTGGAAATGCCCTCAAGAATGCTTTTTGGAGAGCGGCAAAAGCTTCAACAGTGGCAGATTTCAACAAAGTGATGGATGAGATCAGGTGTATTTCTCCCTTTGCCTATGATGACCTCTTGAAAACTAATCCAAAATATTGGAGTAGGGCTTACTTTAAGACATTGACACATTGCGATGTTGTGGATAACAACATTTCTGAATGTTTTAATTCTTGGATACTAGAAGCTAGATATAAACCGATAATTAGCATGCTTGATCATATTAGAGTGCAATGCATGGAAAGAATTCATATAAAAAGAGACTACATGGCCAGGATAGATACTGAACTATGTCCTAGGATAATTAGAAAGCTTAACTGGAGCATTGAGGGGTCAAAGATGTGTACATCAACTTGGGATGGTGGAGATAAGTGTGAAGTTAAGGATATAGAGGGTAATCAGTATGAGGTGGATATGAAGAATAGAACTTGTAGTTGCAGGAGATGGGATTTAACGGGAATTCCGTGTAGTCATGCATGTCAAGCCATAATGAGTATCAATGCTCAGCCTGAACAATTTGTACATGATTGTTATAAGAAGACTACTTATTTGAAAGCATACTCATATTTGATGAGCCCAATGAAAGGAAGCAAGGAGTGGCCTATAACTACACAAATCAAGTTGTTGCCTCCTAAAGCTAGGAGAATGCCTGGAAGGCCAAAAAAACACAGAAGGAGGGAAGCTGATGAAGTTGGGAGTGGTtgtaaattatcaaaaaaaggGATTACAATGAAATGTAGTAGGTGTTTGCAGATTGGACACAACAGGGCCACTTGTAAAACAGATGAGGCTGAGGTTCAGGAGAATCATAGGAAGGCTGCAGAAGCTAAAAAAGCACAATCTGAGGCTGCAAAGGCACATTCCTTAAGAAATAAACAAAATCTGACAAAACAGAAAAAATCACAGGTATGATAGCTAAGTTACATGTATTTGTCATTTGTCATTTGTCATTTGTGATTAACTAATCCTAGTATTTGTTTGTAGACTGTAACAGCATCCTCATCAGAGCAAGCGCAACCAAAAAAGAAGAGCAGGCCAGTTCAAAATAAGGCGGGTGATCACACACAATCAAATGAACAGCCCCCTAAGGATTCAACTCAAAAGAAAAGGAGGGGAAGACCTCCGAAGGCCTCAAGTACTCAACTTCAGACTAGTGGAAGACCAGCTGGTATGGGAGTGCTAATTGGAGATGATGGACATACATACTTGTCCTCATCAACAACTACAATTAGATTGACTAGCTCACAGCCATGCACTCCAAATCAGGGTACAGAGGAGATACAAAGACAAGCGAATTCAAGTCAACCATCTCAACAGATGTGATTTTACGTGGCGAAATATATGGGACTTGCACCTTCTAAGTACTAGCCATTTATTGTGAGACTATGTAATTTCATTTACTGTGAGACTATGTAATTTCTTTTGGTACGAAACTTGTGTTATCAAATTGCAAATGAAAGTATGAGACTATATAATTTCATTTGCTATAATTGCTTTTGGTGTAATATTATGAAGTTTTTGGTGTTATATTATGAAGTTCATTTGTCTCTTTTACTTTTAGTTTCTTATCAGTACCTCAGCCAGGAGCAATGAAATAGCACAGATACTTGCCGACTATATAAAGTAACGCTagcaatcaaaaaaattaaaacattagttcagtggtaggtttttaaagaaaaaatagttgagtgacaaaaaaatgattttcccttattaatatatgtgtatGACACATCAGCATAACACATCAGCGAGACTGTCCACGTAGGCGCTTTATTTAACGGTCAGAGGTCAAACTTGACGGAATGTGGTACAATCCAATACAAAAGTAAcgttagtgataaaaaaaattaaaacattagttcagtggtaggtttctaaaggAAAAAATAGTTGAGTGACAAAAAGATTGATTTTCCCTAATCTTAAGTATGGGGAAAAAACACAGTTTTCTTAGTATAAGACCAGCAGTCTGGAATTAATTGTTTATCCTGTCAGAAAAATGGTTCAGTTCAATGACTTCTCCTATTCTGTCTTCGCGGAAATCTGTACTATTGACACTATTGGCTAAACCGAATGAAGCAGAATATAACTTAAACAGAACTGATCTGCAATTGATGCAAGAGAAATCATGCATCATGATTATCAAAGGAATGATTAAACATCTGTTACTTTCACCGCGGAAAACTGTCTTACATTTTTACAGATATGTACCCGAGAATTCGCTAAAAATACAGAAAAACCTATATGCAACTGCAAGGTTAGTTTTATGGCAATTTATCCTAGCTTTCTGCTCTGAATTCTACATCCGAAACTGTGTTCTGTCGGTCCTATTTGTAATATCTCCATTCACGATTAGCCCTCGCTGACACAATTCTGACGCAGAATCGTTGCATCACTATCCAAATTCTGTAATGTAAGACTACATTTAATCTTAATGTTCTTGCTCTTAACCTTTAAGGCCCCGATCTTCACTTTCATAGGAGCATCTATAGACAAAAATAGCGGAACATTTTCTCTGACGTCCACAAGGTTCAGGCTTGACTGGATAACAGGCAATGCGGTTGAGCCATGGAGGATCATTGTAACATCATGAGAGTTCCCAGGGTGTTCTTCAAATTTCGGGTATTTTCCTCTAGCAATCTCTTTTGAGCCCGAAAAAAGAGAAGCATCACCTTCTTCGTCAAAATCTAAGGTCGATACACGATTTTTGTTTCTGGCTTTTAATGTGATTTCATAATCAGGATATTTAATAGGCGAGATCTTGACATGAACATCGTCAATCTGGAATAGGGGGTTAACGTGCTTGTAATACAGGCCGAGTAATAAGCCAACAATAAGAGCTTTAACAAAGAAGCTGATAAGAAAACACCAAAAATATGGAGAAGACAaccacttctttatttttgataatgtGGGCTGAGAAGGTTGAGAAGAGGGGTCGACAGAGGAGCTATTCGGATACTGAGCGGGAGGGTTATCAATGGTGATATTTTTTAGCTCATGCTCCGCCATGGATAGGCGGAAGCTATCTAGCAGAAGAGCAAGGATGGAGATTGGAAGTTGCAGCATAGAGAATTCTAAAGGGATCACTAAAAAGATAGACAAGTGTCGATTTCTGAACCTTGAACTATTTTTAGATTATTATTACTCGGTCAATTGCAGAATATAAACAATCATTGGCATTCTTAGTTTCATCATTTTTTATGCCAATTTTTTTACATggcaaaaagaaaagagaaaagatCTTAAACACTCAATACCAATTGCAACCACAGCAAAAAACCGGCTCAGAAGCAGGGCACATGGGAACTGATACTCTAAGCATTGCATCTTCTCCAACTGCTCAGGCAATCGCTCCAGCTTTGAACTGCTACTTAGATCTAGTAATTTAAGCAACTTCAGCTTCCAGATGCTATTTGGAAGGCTAGCAAGGTTTTGGCAATTAGACGATTTCAGATCGCTCAAATTGATCAGGCGTCCAAACGAATCAGGCAGTCTTCAATTGCACTAGAACCGATTTCTTCAATTACCAGTCCATTAAGGCACCATAGCAAAAAAGCATTATCCTCTGAGAGACCGATGAGAAAATTTCTTGACTTCTTTATTGCTTCACGTAGTCCAGATAAAATTTGATGGCCCTTTACAAGTGCAGGATCATCTCTGAAGGTTAAAATTCCTGCTTGAACCAAAGTAAGTAAAGATTGGCAATAAAGTCACAGCAATGTCCTTACCATAACATAAAAGCTCAAGAAGACAACCTGAGTAAGTTCAATTAATCGATTATTTGTGGTAATCATGGTAATAATAACACAAGTTGCCAAAATATGCATTCAGCAATCTCATAGTAAACAATCAAAACTACATTCAGGTCTATGTCTTTTTGATATATTAGAAAGTTCACTGCTTCTTGACAATTGACAGGCAAATCGCTCATCTGTGGAcaccaaatatttattatatgtaCAGTAGTCATATACAAAAATCTTAATAGACTTATAAGTAAACAAGGATTGCTACAAATCACAATCCAGTGAAATCCGTTTTTTGTAGTATATGGGCCCCCCAGGTCTCCACCTCCACTTCTCCGGAGGGAACCCATTTTCCTCCAAAATCATCTTCATTGCTAATATAACAATATAGTTTTCTTTTAATTGAAACCGTAATTTGATCACCACTTTTTACTGACATGTCCTGTGCCCTTTTG of Daucus carota subsp. sativus chromosome 3, DH1 v3.0, whole genome shotgun sequence contains these proteins:
- the LOC108213120 gene encoding uncharacterized protein LOC108213120; translated protein: MAEHELKNITIDNPPAQYPNSSSVDPSSQPSQPTLSKIKKWLSSPYFWCFLISFFVKALIVGLLLGLYYKHVNPLFQIDDVHVKISPIKYPDYEITLKARNKNRVSTLDFDEEGDASLFSGSKEIARGKYPKFEEHPGNSHDVTMILHGSTALPVIQSSLNLVDVRENVPLFLSIDAPMKVKIGALKVKSKNIKIKCSLTLQNLDSDATILRQNCVSEG